In the Corynebacterium suedekumii genome, one interval contains:
- a CDS encoding Na(+)/H(+) antiporter subunit C, giving the protein MVANLFLLLASGALISAGVYLVLDRAMTKMMLGLMLIGNGANLLILQAGGEAGSPPIVGRDSEVYDDVIADPLAQAMILTAIVISMAMTAFILTLAYRQYRYRTADVIEDDVEDAAIAARPATASAAPDHDASDDPETGRMTSEGDSFGPRSFEAPVKAGEDD; this is encoded by the coding sequence ATGGTCGCCAATCTCTTCCTGCTGCTGGCCTCCGGCGCGCTCATCTCCGCCGGTGTGTACCTCGTGCTCGACCGCGCGATGACCAAGATGATGCTCGGCCTCATGCTCATCGGCAACGGCGCGAACCTGCTCATCCTGCAGGCGGGCGGCGAGGCCGGCTCCCCGCCGATCGTCGGGCGCGACAGCGAGGTCTACGACGACGTCATCGCCGACCCGCTGGCACAGGCGATGATCCTCACCGCCATCGTCATCTCGATGGCCATGACCGCCTTCATCCTCACCCTGGCCTACCGCCAGTACCGCTACCGCACCGCGGACGTCATCGAGGACGACGTGGAGGATGCCGCCATCGCGGCACGTCCAGCCACCGCCAGCGCGGCACCGGACCACGACGCCTCCGACGACCCCGAGACCGGACGCATGACCTCCGAGGGCGACAGCTTCGGCCCGCGGTCCTTCGAGGCACCCGTGAAGGCAGGCGAAGATGACTGA